One Serratia liquefaciens genomic window, GTGAGTTGCGCATTGACGAAGTGGCGCGCCACGTTTGCCTGTCGCCTTCGCGCCTGGCGCATCTGTTCCGTGAGCAGGTGGGCATCAATATTCTGCGCTGGCGCGAAGATCAGCGGGTGATCCGCGCCAAACTGCTGTTGCAGACCACGCAGGAGTCGATTGCCACCATTGGCCGGGTGGTGGGTTATGACGATCAGCTCTATTTTTCCCGCGTGTTCCGCAAACGGGTTGGGGTCAGCCCGAGCGATTTTCGTCGCCGTAGCCTGGAGATAAACTACCCGGCCAGGAATCAGCGTGAGACGCCTTATGCTGTGGCTACAAATTAACATTACATTTACTTCTTGTTCCCGCCAGCGTCATGGTGTCAAATCTGACTGGTCTATTGCGAGCCAGTAAGAGGAATCACCATGGCAGAAAAAATTCGGGTTGGGCTGGTCGGTTACGGCTATGCCAGCAAAACCTTTCATGCGCCGCTGATTGTCGGCACCCCAGGCGTAGAGCTGGCTGCCGTTTCCAGCAGCGATGCCGGCAAAGTGCACGCAGACTGGCCATCGATGACGGTGGTCAGCGATCCGCAGGCGCTGTTTAACGACCCCTCTATCGATCTGATCGTCATTCCTACTCCCAACGATACCCATTTCCCTCTGGCGCAGCAGGCGATGGCGGCCGGCAAGCACGTGGTGGTGGACAAGCCTTTCACCGTGACGTTGTCACAGGCGCAGCAGCTGGAGCAGCAAGCGCAGCAGAGCGGCAAACTGCTGTCGGTGTTCCACAACCGCCGCTGGGACAGTGATTTTCTGACGCTCAAGGCATTGTTGAAAGAAGGCGCGCTCGGTGAGGTGGTTTATTTCGAGTCTCATTTCGACCGTTTCCGCCCGGAAGTACGTCAGCGCTGGCGTGAGCTGGGCGGTGCCGGTAGCGGCATCTGGTACGATTTGGGGCCGCATCTGATCGATCAGGCACTGCAACTGTTCGGCAAACCGGAAACGCTGTTTGTCGATCTGGGTGAACTGCGTCCGGGCGCACAATCGGTGGACTATTTCCACGCGATATTGAACTACGGCAAACGCCGGGTCGTTCTGCACGGCACGGTGTTGGCCGCGGCGGAAACCGCACGTTATATCGTGCATGGTACTCAAGGCAGCTTTATCAAATTTGGGCTGGATCCGCAGGAAGACCGCCTCAAAGCGGGCGAGCGTTTGCCGCAGGCTGACTGGGGTTACGATATGCGTGACGGCGTAGTGACATTGTCACGTGATGGCGTGCTGGCGGAAAAACCTTTGCTTAGCATTCCAGGCAATTATCCAGCCTATTACGCCGCTATTCGCGATGCCATTAACGGTGAGGGCGAAAACCCGGTCACGGCCAGCGAGGCCATCAAAGTGATGGAAATGATCGAACTGGGCATGGAATCTGCGAAACAACAAAAGGCGCTGCCGGTCGCCTAAGCGCGGCGCTTTATTCTCAGGGTTCGGCGTGCCGAACCCTGAGACGGCTGACAAACATATAATGTTTGGCGGCAGGCGCTAAAGGTTTTGAAAATAAACCAGGAAAATCAATTTATTGATTTTCGGCTAATAACAC contains:
- a CDS encoding oxidoreductase codes for the protein MAEKIRVGLVGYGYASKTFHAPLIVGTPGVELAAVSSSDAGKVHADWPSMTVVSDPQALFNDPSIDLIVIPTPNDTHFPLAQQAMAAGKHVVVDKPFTVTLSQAQQLEQQAQQSGKLLSVFHNRRWDSDFLTLKALLKEGALGEVVYFESHFDRFRPEVRQRWRELGGAGSGIWYDLGPHLIDQALQLFGKPETLFVDLGELRPGAQSVDYFHAILNYGKRRVVLHGTVLAAAETARYIVHGTQGSFIKFGLDPQEDRLKAGERLPQADWGYDMRDGVVTLSRDGVLAEKPLLSIPGNYPAYYAAIRDAINGEGENPVTASEAIKVMEMIELGMESAKQQKALPVA